Proteins found in one Allorhizobium pseudoryzae genomic segment:
- a CDS encoding DUF1850 domain-containing protein, with product MSLCVLAAGKVAVIAATSFTLSWTHSVEKVEWRETYQVTGAGLRLEQAAVKGSGAGMEPGPDAVLQNGWWVWQPKIEPLPRLSLAASGATVSGWRLCHQDGCLTLGEQAGDGVVVEPCG from the coding sequence ATGAGCCTTTGTGTGCTGGCGGCAGGCAAGGTGGCGGTGATTGCCGCCACCAGCTTCACGCTCAGCTGGACCCATTCGGTGGAAAAGGTGGAATGGCGCGAGACCTACCAGGTGACCGGGGCCGGTCTTCGTCTGGAACAGGCGGCCGTCAAGGGCTCCGGCGCCGGCATGGAACCGGGGCCGGATGCGGTGCTACAAAATGGCTGGTGGGTGTGGCAGCCGAAGATAGAGCCGCTCCCGCGTCTATCCCTCGCCGCTTCGGGCGCGACCGTGAGCGGCTGGCGCCTCTGCCATCAAGACGGATGCCTGACGCTGGGCGAACAGGCCGGCGACGGGGTGGTGGTGGAGCCGTGCGGGTGA
- the dxs gene encoding 1-deoxy-D-xylulose-5-phosphate synthase, with product MTSMPKTPLLDQVTWPADLRQIEDRELPQLAREVRDEMIDAVSKTGGHLGAGLGVVELTIAIHKVFNTPDDRLIFDVGHQCYPHKILTGRRDRIRTLRQEDGLSGFTKRTESEYDPFGAAHSSTSISAGLGMAVAADLSGHPRNVIAVIGDGAMSAGMAYEAMNNAGALDARLIVILNDNDMSIAPPTGAMSAYLARLASGRTYMGVREIGKKLTAYLGKNVDRAITRAVEHARGYVTGGTMFEEMGFYHIGPIDGHSFEHLLPVLRNVRDNAKGPVLIHVVTQKGKGYAPAEAAADKYHGVNKFDVITGAQAKAKPNAPSYTNVFAEALVQEAALDDKIVGITAAMPNGTGLDKLQNLYPARTFDVGIAEQHAVTFAAGLASEGYKPFCALYSTFLQRGYDQVVHDVAIQGLPVRFPIDRAGFVGADGPTHAGSFDTGFLASLPGFVVMAAADEAELKHMVRTAAAYDDGPISFRYPRGEGVGVDLPERGDILEIGKGRVMKQGAKVALLSFGTRLAECLLAAEDLDAAGLSTTVADARFAKPLDHDLIRQLARHHEIVLTVEEGAAGGFGSQVMHFLANDGLLDNGLKIRSLVLPDLWMDQAKPEVMYAKAGLDRAGIVKTVFTALGRGVQVGAAG from the coding sequence GTGACCTCCATGCCCAAGACGCCGCTTCTGGACCAGGTGACCTGGCCGGCCGACCTGCGCCAGATCGAAGACCGCGAGCTGCCGCAACTGGCGCGTGAAGTGCGCGACGAGATGATCGACGCCGTGTCCAAGACCGGCGGGCATCTGGGTGCCGGCCTTGGCGTGGTGGAACTGACGATTGCCATCCACAAGGTGTTCAACACGCCGGACGACCGGCTGATCTTCGATGTCGGCCACCAATGCTATCCGCACAAGATCCTGACTGGCCGGCGCGACCGCATCCGCACACTGCGCCAGGAAGACGGGCTTTCGGGTTTCACCAAGCGCACCGAGAGCGAATACGACCCCTTTGGGGCGGCGCATTCCTCCACCTCGATTTCTGCCGGGCTTGGCATGGCGGTGGCGGCAGACCTTTCCGGCCATCCGCGCAATGTGATCGCGGTGATCGGCGATGGTGCGATGTCGGCCGGCATGGCCTATGAGGCGATGAACAATGCCGGCGCGCTGGATGCCCGCCTCATCGTCATCCTCAACGACAACGACATGTCGATTGCGCCGCCGACCGGCGCGATGAGCGCCTATCTCGCCCGCCTTGCTTCCGGGCGCACCTATATGGGCGTGCGCGAAATCGGCAAGAAGCTCACCGCCTATCTCGGCAAGAATGTCGACCGCGCGATTACGCGAGCCGTGGAACATGCCCGCGGTTACGTGACCGGCGGCACCATGTTCGAAGAGATGGGCTTCTACCATATCGGCCCGATCGACGGGCATTCCTTCGAGCATCTTCTGCCAGTGCTGCGCAACGTGCGTGACAATGCCAAGGGCCCGGTGCTGATCCATGTGGTGACGCAGAAGGGCAAGGGCTATGCGCCGGCGGAAGCCGCCGCCGACAAATATCACGGCGTCAACAAGTTCGACGTCATCACCGGCGCGCAGGCCAAGGCGAAACCGAACGCGCCGAGCTACACAAACGTGTTTGCCGAAGCGCTGGTGCAGGAAGCAGCGCTCGACGACAAGATCGTCGGCATTACCGCGGCCATGCCGAATGGCACGGGGCTCGACAAGCTGCAGAACCTCTATCCCGCCCGCACCTTCGATGTGGGCATTGCCGAACAACATGCGGTGACCTTTGCGGCCGGCCTCGCGTCTGAAGGCTACAAGCCCTTCTGCGCACTCTATTCCACCTTCCTGCAGCGCGGTTATGACCAGGTGGTGCATGACGTGGCGATCCAGGGGCTACCGGTGCGCTTTCCCATCGACCGCGCCGGTTTCGTCGGCGCCGACGGGCCGACGCATGCGGGCTCCTTCGACACCGGCTTCCTCGCCTCCCTCCCCGGCTTCGTGGTGATGGCGGCGGCCGACGAGGCGGAACTGAAGCACATGGTGCGCACCGCCGCGGCTTATGACGACGGGCCGATCTCCTTCCGTTATCCGCGCGGCGAAGGCGTCGGCGTCGACCTGCCGGAGCGCGGCGACATTCTGGAAATCGGCAAGGGCCGTGTGATGAAGCAGGGCGCCAAGGTGGCGCTGCTCTCCTTCGGAACCCGACTTGCCGAGTGTCTGCTGGCCGCCGAAGATCTCGATGCCGCGGGCCTTTCCACGACCGTTGCCGATGCGCGGTTTGCCAAACCGCTCGACCACGACCTCATCCGCCAGCTTGCCCGCCACCACGAGATCGTGCTGACCGTGGAAGAAGGCGCTGCCGGCGGGTTCGGGTCGCAGGTCATGCATTTCCTCGCCAACGACGGCCTCCTCGACAACGGCCTCAAAATCCGCTCGCTGGTGCTGCCGGATCTCTGGATGGACCAGGCGAAACCCGAAGTGATGTACGCCAAAGCCGGCCTCGACCGCGCCGGGATCGTGAAAACGGTGTTCACGGCACTGGGGCGTGGGGTTCAGGTGGGCGCGGCTGGGTGA
- a CDS encoding DEAD/DEAH box helicase, whose translation MSELNNAVPAIAKALSKRGYETLTPVQQAMLNPDLADSDALVSAKTGSGKTVAFGMAMASTLLPEGEERFGRAEAPLALVIAPTRELAMQVKREFEWLYEMTGAVIASCVGGMDIRSERRVLERGAHIVVGTPGRICDHIRRNALDMSEVRVCVLDEADEMLDLGFREDLEYILEQAPDDRRTLMFSATVPSGIARLAKQYQRDAVRIEVASEEKQHADIEYRALMVSPSDRENAIVNVLRFYEAKNAIVFCSTRANVNHLTARLSNRNFSVVALSGELTQNERTHALQAMRDGRARVCIATDVAARGIDLPGLELVIHADLPTNSETLLHRSGRTGRAGNKGISAFIVPVNQRRKAERLLMGASVTPAWVLPPSAEEVIVRDQERLLADPVFSEEIREEEQDLVARLVETYGAEKLAAAFVNLHRNNNAAPEDLIEISIDGPRKPRERTNDRFDARGEAGESFPSTPRTPRGDFGPAIWLSLSVGRKQNAEPRWLIPMLCRNGNITKSGIGAIKMQQMETYVELSADVADTFLGAIGPNRMLERGVRVTVLDGVPDLSRQSEPRSFEKRSFEDRPPRREFNDAPREGGRDDWSKGKPKAKPAYAGGEARETKSFDKPFRDKPSGDKPFRDKPFREKPAGDRPTGERAYGERSYGDKPAGDRPFKDKPFKKDGKPAFKDGAKFAGKPAKPAAGKGKPKKANGKDRWN comes from the coding sequence ATGTCCGAACTGAATAACGCCGTTCCGGCGATTGCCAAGGCGTTGTCGAAACGCGGCTATGAAACCCTCACCCCTGTACAGCAGGCGATGCTGAACCCGGATCTGGCGGATTCCGATGCGCTGGTCTCTGCCAAGACCGGCTCCGGCAAAACCGTTGCCTTCGGCATGGCCATGGCCTCCACGCTGCTGCCGGAAGGCGAGGAGCGTTTCGGCCGCGCCGAGGCGCCGCTGGCGCTGGTGATCGCGCCGACCCGCGAGCTTGCCATGCAGGTGAAGCGCGAATTCGAATGGCTCTATGAAATGACCGGCGCGGTAATCGCCAGCTGCGTTGGCGGCATGGATATCCGTAGCGAACGCCGGGTGCTGGAACGCGGCGCCCATATCGTCGTCGGCACCCCGGGCCGTATCTGCGACCACATCCGCCGCAATGCGCTCGACATGTCGGAAGTCCGCGTCTGCGTGCTGGACGAGGCCGACGAGATGCTCGATCTCGGCTTCCGCGAGGATCTTGAATATATCCTGGAACAGGCACCGGATGATCGTCGCACGCTGATGTTCTCCGCCACGGTTCCGTCGGGCATTGCCCGGCTTGCGAAGCAGTATCAGCGCGATGCGGTGCGCATCGAGGTGGCGTCGGAGGAAAAGCAGCATGCGGATATCGAATACCGTGCGCTGATGGTCTCCCCGTCCGACCGCGAAAACGCGATCGTCAACGTGCTGCGTTTCTACGAGGCGAAGAACGCCATCGTCTTCTGCTCGACGCGCGCCAACGTCAACCACCTGACGGCCCGTCTCAGCAACCGCAATTTCTCCGTCGTGGCGCTTTCCGGCGAACTGACGCAGAACGAACGCACCCATGCGCTACAGGCCATGCGCGATGGTCGCGCCCGCGTTTGCATCGCAACCGATGTCGCCGCCCGCGGCATCGACCTGCCGGGCCTCGAACTCGTCATCCACGCCGATCTGCCGACCAATTCGGAAACCCTGCTGCACCGCTCGGGCCGCACGGGCCGCGCCGGCAACAAGGGCATCAGCGCCTTCATCGTGCCGGTCAACCAGCGCCGCAAGGCCGAGCGCCTGTTGATGGGCGCCAGCGTCACGCCCGCCTGGGTGCTGCCGCCCTCTGCCGAAGAGGTCATCGTGCGCGACCAGGAACGTCTTCTGGCCGATCCGGTGTTTTCCGAGGAAATCCGTGAAGAGGAACAGGATCTCGTCGCACGGCTGGTCGAAACCTATGGCGCCGAAAAGCTCGCCGCCGCCTTCGTCAACTTGCACCGCAACAACAATGCAGCCCCGGAAGACCTGATCGAAATCTCGATCGACGGTCCCCGCAAGCCGCGCGAGCGCACGAATGATCGTTTTGACGCGCGCGGCGAGGCGGGCGAAAGCTTTCCGTCCACCCCGCGCACGCCGCGTGGCGATTTCGGCCCGGCCATCTGGCTGTCGCTGTCGGTCGGCCGCAAGCAGAATGCCGAACCGCGCTGGCTGATCCCGATGCTCTGCCGCAACGGCAACATCACCAAGTCGGGCATCGGCGCGATCAAGATGCAGCAGATGGAAACCTATGTGGAACTGTCCGCCGATGTGGCCGATACCTTCCTCGGTGCGATCGGCCCCAACCGCATGCTGGAACGCGGTGTGCGCGTGACCGTGCTGGACGGCGTGCCGGACCTTTCCCGCCAGTCCGAGCCGCGCAGTTTCGAGAAGCGCAGCTTTGAAGACCGCCCGCCGCGCCGCGAGTTCAACGATGCTCCGCGCGAAGGTGGCCGTGACGACTGGAGCAAGGGCAAGCCGAAGGCAAAGCCGGCCTATGCCGGTGGCGAGGCGCGCGAGACGAAAAGCTTCGACAAGCCCTTCCGCGACAAGCCATCGGGTGACAAACCCTTCCGCGACAAGCCTTTCCGTGAAAAGCCGGCCGGCGACCGCCCGACCGGTGAACGCGCCTATGGCGAACGGTCCTATGGCGACAAGCCGGCAGGCGACCGTCCGTTCAAGGACAAGCCGTTCAAGAAGGACGGCAAGCCCGCCTTCAAGGATGGCGCCAAGTTTGCCGGCAAGCCGGCAAAACCCGCCGCCGGCAAGGGCAAGCCGAAAAAGGCCAACGGCAAGGACCGCTGGAACTGA
- a CDS encoding TAXI family TRAP transporter solute-binding subunit, giving the protein MNHITRRAVLATAIAAGLSAAAPSAKAAEFINLLTGGTSGVYYPLGVALSEIYGQNIKDARTQVQATKASVENLNLLQAGRGEIGFALGDSVKMAWDGNKEAGFPGKLDKLRGIAGIYSNYVQIVASKESGVTSLAELKGKSLSVGAPKSGTELNARQIFEAAGMSYKDLGKTEYLPFAESVELIKNRQLDGTLQSAGLGVASIRDLASSLPINVVAVPADVVTKIGAPYTAATIPAGTYDGQTADVPTAAVGNFLITHSGVSDETAYQMTKLLFENLPKLTAAHAAAKAIDVKKALDGMPVPLHPGAERYYKEVGLIK; this is encoded by the coding sequence ATGAATCACATCACACGCCGCGCCGTTCTTGCCACCGCCATTGCCGCCGGTCTTTCGGCTGCCGCTCCTTCGGCCAAGGCTGCGGAATTCATCAACCTTCTGACCGGCGGCACATCCGGTGTCTATTACCCGCTCGGTGTTGCACTGTCGGAAATCTACGGCCAGAACATCAAGGATGCCCGCACGCAGGTGCAGGCGACCAAGGCTTCCGTCGAAAACCTGAACCTCTTACAGGCCGGCCGCGGCGAAATCGGCTTCGCGCTCGGCGATTCCGTCAAGATGGCCTGGGACGGCAACAAGGAAGCCGGTTTCCCCGGCAAGCTCGACAAGCTGCGCGGCATTGCCGGCATCTATTCCAACTATGTGCAGATCGTGGCCTCGAAGGAGTCCGGCGTGACCTCGCTGGCAGAGCTGAAGGGCAAGAGCCTTTCGGTCGGCGCGCCGAAATCCGGCACAGAGCTGAACGCCAGGCAGATCTTTGAGGCTGCCGGCATGTCCTACAAGGATCTCGGCAAGACCGAATACCTGCCCTTTGCCGAATCCGTCGAACTGATCAAGAACCGCCAGTTGGACGGGACCCTGCAATCGGCCGGCCTCGGCGTTGCCTCGATCCGCGATCTCGCCAGCTCCCTGCCGATCAACGTGGTGGCGGTGCCGGCTGACGTGGTGACGAAGATCGGCGCGCCCTATACGGCTGCCACCATTCCCGCCGGCACCTATGACGGCCAGACGGCCGATGTGCCGACCGCTGCCGTCGGCAACTTCCTCATCACCCATTCCGGCGTGTCCGACGAAACTGCCTACCAGATGACGAAGCTTCTCTTCGAAAACCTGCCGAAGCTGACCGCCGCGCACGCCGCCGCCAAGGCGATCGACGTGAAGAAGGCGCTGGACGGCATGCCGGTGCCGCTGCATCCGGGTGCCGAGCGCTATTACAAGGAAGTCGGGCTGATCAAGTAA
- a CDS encoding TRAP transporter permease produces MTQTLAEQEAAAEIEETHTEGLPSGFGEGVMGRVAFWIAFSFSLFQLWTAAYGTMPSQVVRAMHVGFLLLLGFGLIGNLVAKTQAGRFWFWGLGLLGFSTGLYNWVFYEDLILRSGFLTHLDLVVGSVVIVLVFEGARRLMGLPLTIISGIFLAYCFFGQYFPDPFVHRGYDFEQIIEHFGFGTEGIYGTPIYVSAAYIFIFVVFASFLERGGMLGLFNDFALGLVGSWKGGPAQVCVMSSALMGTISGSGVANVVASGQFTIPLMKRFGFRSAFAGGVEATSSMGGQIMPPVMGAVAFIMAETLNVPYADIVKAALIPAILYFGVCFWMVYLEAGKAGLAGLAKADLPNPWAAVKEHWPLILPLAALVYLLFAGYTPIFAGTMGLALVVVLLLGMPLAARIGPLAFRIVFWLAIGFAASAFLKFGVNILVLIILGMMTACFFVKGGRETLIICRDAMAEGAKNALPVGIACAIVGIVIGTLTLTGIASTFIGAIIRIGEQHLFLSLVLTMITCLILGMGIPTIPNYIITSSLAGPALLELGVPLIVSHMFVFYFGIMADLTPPVALACFAAAPMAKTSGLKISIEATKLATAGFVVPFMAVYAPALMLQDAGPIAAAWGYPVEVAYVFLKACFGIGLWGAAVVGYLFARLNLLERAVALIAGACMVLALPLTDEIGFALGFAFIAYHYLTVRRAKATGSLTGAP; encoded by the coding sequence ATGACACAAACCCTGGCGGAACAGGAAGCAGCGGCCGAGATCGAAGAGACCCATACGGAGGGCCTGCCATCCGGCTTTGGCGAGGGGGTGATGGGCCGCGTCGCCTTCTGGATCGCCTTCTCCTTTTCGCTGTTCCAGCTGTGGACCGCCGCCTATGGCACGATGCCGAGCCAGGTGGTTCGGGCCATGCATGTGGGTTTCCTGCTGCTGCTGGGCTTTGGGCTGATCGGCAATCTGGTGGCGAAAACCCAGGCGGGGCGCTTCTGGTTCTGGGGTCTCGGCCTCCTCGGTTTTTCGACCGGGCTCTACAACTGGGTCTTCTACGAGGACCTGATCCTGCGCAGCGGCTTCCTCACCCATCTCGATCTCGTGGTCGGCAGCGTCGTCATCGTGCTCGTCTTTGAAGGCGCGCGCCGCCTGATGGGCCTGCCGCTGACGATCATTTCCGGCATCTTCCTCGCCTACTGTTTCTTCGGCCAGTATTTTCCCGATCCCTTCGTGCATCGCGGCTATGATTTCGAGCAGATCATCGAGCATTTCGGCTTCGGCACCGAGGGCATCTACGGCACGCCGATCTATGTCTCGGCGGCCTATATCTTCATCTTCGTCGTGTTCGCCTCCTTCCTGGAGCGCGGCGGGATGCTCGGCCTGTTCAATGATTTCGCGCTCGGCCTCGTCGGCTCCTGGAAGGGCGGTCCGGCGCAGGTCTGCGTCATGTCCTCGGCGCTGATGGGCACGATTTCCGGCTCCGGCGTCGCCAATGTGGTGGCGAGCGGCCAGTTCACCATTCCGCTGATGAAGCGCTTCGGCTTCCGCTCCGCCTTTGCCGGCGGGGTGGAGGCAACCTCCTCCATGGGCGGGCAGATCATGCCGCCGGTGATGGGGGCCGTCGCCTTCATCATGGCCGAGACGCTGAACGTGCCCTACGCGGATATCGTCAAGGCAGCGCTGATCCCCGCCATCCTCTATTTCGGCGTCTGCTTCTGGATGGTCTATCTGGAAGCCGGCAAGGCGGGGCTTGCGGGCCTTGCGAAGGCAGACCTGCCGAACCCGTGGGCCGCGGTCAAGGAACACTGGCCGTTGATCCTGCCGCTTGCCGCGCTCGTCTACCTGCTGTTTGCCGGTTACACGCCGATTTTCGCCGGCACGATGGGCCTCGCGCTCGTCGTCGTGCTTTTGCTCGGCATGCCGCTCGCGGCACGCATCGGGCCGCTCGCCTTCCGCATCGTCTTTTGGCTTGCGATCGGTTTCGCCGCGAGCGCCTTCCTCAAATTCGGCGTCAACATCCTTGTCCTCATCATCCTTGGCATGATGACCGCCTGCTTCTTCGTCAAGGGCGGGCGGGAGACGCTGATCATCTGCCGCGATGCCATGGCGGAGGGTGCCAAGAACGCCCTTCCCGTCGGCATTGCCTGCGCCATCGTCGGCATCGTCATCGGCACGCTGACGCTGACCGGCATCGCCTCCACCTTCATCGGTGCGATCATCCGCATCGGTGAGCAGCATCTCTTCCTGTCGCTGGTGCTGACGATGATCACCTGCCTGATCCTCGGCATGGGCATTCCGACGATCCCGAACTACATCATCACCTCGTCGCTCGCCGGCCCGGCGCTGCTGGAACTCGGCGTGCCGCTGATCGTCAGCCACATGTTCGTCTTCTATTTCGGCATCATGGCGGACCTGACGCCGCCGGTGGCGCTTGCCTGTTTTGCCGCGGCCCCCATGGCGAAGACCTCCGGCCTCAAGATCTCGATCGAGGCGACCAAGCTTGCCACCGCCGGCTTCGTGGTGCCGTTCATGGCGGTCTATGCACCGGCACTGATGCTGCAGGATGCCGGGCCGATCGCGGCCGCCTGGGGCTATCCGGTGGAGGTTGCCTATGTCTTCCTGAAAGCCTGCTTCGGCATCGGGCTCTGGGGTGCGGCGGTGGTGGGTTATCTGTTTGCCCGCCTCAACCTGCTGGAACGCGCTGTGGCGCTTATCGCCGGCGCCTGCATGGTGCTCGCTCTGCCCTTGACCGACGAGATCGGTTTTGCGCTGGGCTTTGCCTTCATTGCCTATCACTACCTGACAGTGCGGCGCGCCAAGGCCACCGGTTCGCTCACCGGTGCACCATGA
- a CDS encoding ATP-binding cassette domain-containing protein, producing MSDTNTPLVEMRNISISFGGIHAVDNASVDLHAGEVVALLGHNGAGKSTLIKILSGAYRRDAGEILINGEPAEISNPRDAKQYGIETIYQTLAVADNVDAAANLYLGRELRTPWGTLDDVAMEAKAREVMGRLNPNFRRFKEPVKALSGGQRQSVAIARAILFDARILIMDEPTAALGPQETAQVGELITQLKREGIGIFLISHDIHDVFDLADRVFVMKNGKVVGHARTEDVTKDEVLGMIILGKVPPGAVPGPGAMQEA from the coding sequence ATGTCAGATACAAACACTCCGCTTGTCGAGATGCGCAATATCTCGATCTCCTTCGGCGGCATCCATGCCGTGGACAATGCCTCGGTGGATCTTCACGCCGGCGAAGTCGTGGCCCTGCTCGGCCACAACGGGGCGGGCAAATCCACCCTCATCAAGATCCTCTCCGGCGCCTATCGCCGGGATGCGGGCGAGATCCTGATCAACGGCGAACCGGCCGAGATCAGCAATCCGCGCGACGCCAAGCAATATGGCATCGAGACGATCTACCAGACGCTCGCCGTCGCCGATAACGTCGATGCCGCCGCCAACCTTTATCTCGGCCGCGAGCTGCGCACCCCCTGGGGCACACTCGACGACGTGGCGATGGAGGCGAAGGCGCGCGAAGTCATGGGGCGGCTCAACCCCAACTTCCGCCGCTTCAAGGAGCCGGTGAAGGCGCTCTCCGGTGGCCAGCGGCAATCGGTGGCGATCGCGCGTGCGATCCTGTTCGATGCGCGCATCCTGATCATGGACGAGCCGACCGCAGCGCTTGGGCCTCAGGAAACCGCGCAGGTGGGCGAGCTGATCACCCAGCTGAAGCGCGAAGGCATCGGCATCTTCCTGATTTCCCACGACATCCACGACGTGTTCGACCTCGCCGACCGGGTGTTCGTGATGAAGAACGGCAAGGTGGTCGGCCATGCGCGCACCGAGGACGTGACCAAGGACGAGGTGCTCGGCATGATCATCCTCGGCAAGGTTCCGCCGGGTGCGGTGCCGGGTCCGGGCGCCATGCAGGAAGCGTAA
- a CDS encoding homocysteine S-methyltransferase family protein has translation MSTLRILDGGMSRELLRLGAQLKQPEWSALALIDSPQIVRQVHEEFIAAGADVITTNSYALVPFHIGEERFAQEGAALIALSGRLAREAADAAGRPVTVTGGLPPIFGSYEPQNFDPARVQDYLSVLVENLSPFVDVWLGETLSLIAEGEAVRVAVENTGKPFWISFTLADDAAQVAGAKPKLRSGETVADAALWAAGSGAEALLFNCARPEVMEAAVKVAKEAMRAKGVSMPIGVYANAFDSDTDETAANEGLHETRKDLTSDAYSRFACRWADAGATMIGGCCGIGASHIHTLAGVLRAR, from the coding sequence ATGAGCACGCTTCGCATACTGGATGGCGGCATGAGCCGCGAGCTTCTGCGCCTCGGAGCGCAGTTGAAGCAGCCGGAATGGTCGGCGCTCGCCTTGATCGATAGTCCTCAGATCGTCCGCCAGGTGCATGAGGAATTCATCGCCGCCGGCGCCGATGTGATCACCACCAATTCCTATGCGCTGGTGCCCTTCCATATCGGCGAGGAGCGTTTCGCCCAGGAGGGAGCGGCGCTGATCGCCCTTTCCGGTCGCCTGGCGCGCGAGGCGGCTGATGCGGCGGGGCGTCCGGTGACGGTCACGGGCGGTCTGCCGCCGATCTTCGGGTCCTACGAACCGCAGAACTTCGATCCGGCGCGGGTGCAGGATTATCTCTCCGTCCTGGTCGAGAACCTGTCGCCCTTCGTTGATGTCTGGCTGGGCGAAACGCTGTCCCTGATTGCCGAGGGCGAGGCGGTGCGGGTCGCCGTGGAAAACACCGGCAAACCCTTCTGGATTTCCTTCACGCTGGCCGACGATGCGGCGCAGGTGGCCGGCGCCAAGCCGAAGCTGCGCTCCGGCGAGACGGTGGCGGATGCGGCGCTGTGGGCGGCGGGCTCCGGTGCCGAGGCGCTCCTCTTCAACTGTGCCCGTCCGGAAGTCATGGAGGCGGCCGTCAAGGTGGCCAAGGAAGCCATGCGCGCCAAGGGCGTTTCGATGCCGATCGGCGTCTACGCCAATGCCTTCGACAGCGATACGGATGAAACGGCCGCCAATGAAGGCCTGCACGAGACGCGGAAAGACCTGACGAGTGACGCCTATTCGCGGTTTGCCTGCCGCTGGGCGGATGCCGGCGCCACGATGATCGGCGGCTGCTGCGGCATTGGTGCATCCCACATCCACACACTCGCGGGTGTTCTAAGGGCCAGATAA
- a CDS encoding pirin family protein, producing MSFFPGTDPEAGDAFACDAIENLIIPRSSDIGGFSVRRALPTRQRRLVGPFIFFDRMGPAILKAGEALDVKPHPHIGLSTVTYLFDGEIKHRDSLGTELVIRPGDVNLMTAGRGIVHSERTPENLRGHPLSMSGLQTWLALPDEKEEIDPAFAHTAKENMPIIDLAGVTGRVVMGALDGVTSPVETFTDTLYADLALAAGRRFPFSAAHEERAIYILSGSLIVAGDHFAADQLLVFRPGDEITLEGGPEGCHLMLFGGAALNSRRYIWWNFVSSSKERIEQAKEEWRTARFDIVPGDEEEFVPLP from the coding sequence ATGTCCTTTTTTCCCGGAACCGATCCCGAAGCGGGCGATGCCTTTGCCTGTGATGCCATCGAGAACCTGATCATTCCGCGTTCCAGCGATATCGGCGGCTTTTCCGTGCGCCGGGCGCTGCCGACACGCCAGCGGCGGCTTGTCGGGCCGTTCATCTTCTTCGACCGCATGGGGCCGGCGATCCTCAAGGCCGGCGAGGCGCTGGATGTGAAACCGCATCCGCATATCGGGCTTTCCACCGTTACCTATCTCTTCGACGGCGAGATCAAGCATCGCGACAGTCTCGGCACTGAACTCGTCATTCGCCCCGGCGACGTGAACCTGATGACGGCGGGGCGCGGCATCGTGCATTCCGAACGCACGCCGGAAAACCTGCGCGGCCATCCGCTCTCCATGTCCGGCCTGCAGACCTGGCTGGCGCTGCCAGACGAGAAGGAAGAGATCGACCCGGCCTTTGCCCATACCGCCAAGGAAAACATGCCGATCATCGATCTGGCCGGCGTGACCGGACGGGTGGTGATGGGCGCGCTCGACGGCGTGACCTCGCCGGTCGAGACCTTCACCGATACACTCTACGCGGATCTCGCACTTGCCGCCGGGCGACGTTTTCCCTTTTCCGCCGCGCATGAAGAGAGGGCGATCTACATCCTGTCCGGCTCGCTGATCGTCGCTGGCGACCATTTCGCAGCCGACCAGTTGCTGGTGTTTCGTCCGGGCGACGAGATCACGCTGGAAGGCGGGCCGGAGGGCTGTCATCTGATGCTGTTCGGCGGCGCGGCGCTGAATTCCAGACGCTATATCTGGTGGAACTTCGTCTCCTCCTCGAAGGAACGGATCGAGCAGGCGAAGGAAGAATGGCGCACGGCGCGTTTCGACATCGTGCCGGGGGATGAAGAAGAGTTCGTCCCTTTGCCTTGA